The Halobacillus amylolyticus nucleotide sequence GAGGAAAAAAGTAGTCTGAAATCAGGTAGCCAGAGAAGAAATGCCAGACGGCTGAAAGCATTTCTATATCATGATCAGATGAAAGACATTTCTTAGGTTTCACATCGAATCCATGGAGTAGGTGTGAACGTAGGCAGGCGTTAACTGTTTCGAGTGGGGACAACTTTACGTCCCAACTAGGGTGGCAACGCGGGCTGAAACTCCCGTCCCTTTCTAATTTTTAGAAAGGGACGGGAGTTTTTATATTGGAAGGAAATGGTTTATAGCTGACTTTAAAGGAGGAATAATAATGAATATGAGAGCACCACGCGGTACACAGGATATTTTACCTGGTACATCAGAGAAATGGCAATATGTTGAACAACGACTTATCGACCTTAGCCGTCGATACAATTATAAGGAAATTAGAACACCTATTTTTGAACATACAGAACTGTTTCAACGAGGTGTGGGGGATAGTACGGATATTGTCCAAAAAGAAATGTACACCTTTACTGACCGTGGTGACAGAAGTATAACGCTTCGGCCGGAAGGAACAGCTTCAGTGGTACGAGCCTTTGTGCAAAATAAATTATTTGGTCTTGCCAATCAGCCGACGAAATTATTTTATATCGGACCAATGTTTAGATACGAACGACCGCAGCAAGGAAGAATGCGGCAATTTGTTCAGTTTGGTGTTGAAGCGTTAGGCAGTAACGATCCAGCTGTTGATGCTGAGGTGATGGCTTTAGCTATGAACGCCTATCAAGAACTTGGGCTAACCTCCTTAAAACTAGTTCTGAACAGCTTAGGTGACCAAGAGAGTAGAGAAGCACATAAATCAGCATTAGTGAGCCACTTTGAACCACACAGGGATGAACTATGCTCAGATTGTCAATTACGTCTGGAACAAAACCCATTACGTGTACTTGACTGTAAGAAAGACAAAGACCATTCTGCAATGACGACAGCGCCGTCGATCTTAGAGTATTTAAATGATGAATCCAAGTCCTATTTCAAAGCTGTTCAAAATCACCTTCAAGCAATGAATATCGATTATGTTATTGATGCAAATTTAGTACGCGGACTTGACTATTATAATCATACTGCGTTTGAAATTATGAGTGATGCGGAGGGTTTTGGAGCCATTACGACCTTGAGCGGCGGCGGCCGTTATAATGGACTTGTTGAGGATATTGGAGGCCCTGAAACATCAGGCATTGGTTTTGCTATGAGTCTGGAACGCTTGCTGATGGCATTGGAAGCTGAGGGTGTAAAATTGCCGATTGAAGATTCGCTGGATTGCTATATTGTTGCGATGGGAGAGGAGGCAGAACAAGAAGCTGTTCGCCTGACACAACTTTTGCGAAGTAATGGAATCCAAACAGATAAGGATTATTTACAAAAGAAAATGAAAGGTCAGTTCAAATCGGCTGATCGACTAAAAGCAAAATATGTCATCGTACTAGGCGAGCGGGAACTTGAGCAGAATGCTGCGACTGTAAAAAATAT carries:
- the hisS gene encoding histidine--tRNA ligase, with the translated sequence MNMRAPRGTQDILPGTSEKWQYVEQRLIDLSRRYNYKEIRTPIFEHTELFQRGVGDSTDIVQKEMYTFTDRGDRSITLRPEGTASVVRAFVQNKLFGLANQPTKLFYIGPMFRYERPQQGRMRQFVQFGVEALGSNDPAVDAEVMALAMNAYQELGLTSLKLVLNSLGDQESREAHKSALVSHFEPHRDELCSDCQLRLEQNPLRVLDCKKDKDHSAMTTAPSILEYLNDESKSYFKAVQNHLQAMNIDYVIDANLVRGLDYYNHTAFEIMSDAEGFGAITTLSGGGRYNGLVEDIGGPETSGIGFAMSLERLLMALEAEGVKLPIEDSLDCYIVAMGEEAEQEAVRLTQLLRSNGIQTDKDYLQKKMKGQFKSADRLKAKYVIVLGERELEQNAATVKNMASGEQTELPLDEITGYLEQELAGGE